A stretch of the Bacillus sp. B-jedd genome encodes the following:
- the mutL gene encoding DNA mismatch repair endonuclease MutL, which translates to MGKIIQLDDALSNKIAAGEVVERPASVVKELVENSLDAGSTIIEIEVEEAGLAKIRITDNGDGIEEDDVTKAFHRHATSKIKDEADLFRIRTLGFRGEALPSIASVSRLEMKTSTGESAGTRIVVEGGKETVFEKASSRRGTDIIVTDLFFNTPARLKYVKTIHTELGNISDLVNRLALSHPEVSFRLIHNGKKLLHTNGNGDVRQVLAAIYGMGIAKMLVPIEGRSLDYRISGFASLPEVTRASRNYISTMINGRFIKNYGLAKAVMEGYHTLLPIGRFPIVLMNIEMDPILVDVNVHPSKMEVRISKEAELYELVRNTIAASFKKRQLIPSGAKPLKTEKPKSEQTSLELDGSSAVSANSQANEERAGQPVRTEERNEAVSRYEEPSTVVVSRPGISSRIAGSTEGSRGIPPRKSEAEWASFPSQVKEILLPKEEPSDLGQVPDDLGSDASRMETAGSESVGQAERVPGMYPIGQMHGTYILAQNENGLYIIDQHAAQERIKYEFFREKVGQVENELQDMLVPLTFEYSTDECLKINEYKDELEKVGVFLEDFGPNSFIIRSHPQWLPHGEEQEIIEEMIEQLLSMKKVDIKKLREEAAIMMSCKGSIKANHYLRNDEIQALLDELRLASDPFTCPHGRPIIVHFSSYEMEKMFKRVM; encoded by the coding sequence TTGGGAAAAATCATTCAGCTTGATGACGCTTTGTCGAATAAGATAGCCGCCGGGGAAGTGGTCGAGCGTCCTGCCTCTGTGGTCAAGGAACTTGTAGAGAACTCACTTGACGCGGGCAGTACCATTATTGAGATTGAAGTGGAAGAAGCGGGCCTGGCAAAAATCAGAATTACCGATAACGGGGACGGCATTGAGGAAGATGACGTAACCAAAGCGTTTCACCGACATGCGACAAGCAAAATTAAAGATGAAGCCGATTTATTCCGGATCCGTACGCTAGGTTTCCGGGGCGAGGCCCTGCCCAGTATCGCTTCCGTTTCCCGGCTGGAGATGAAGACATCGACAGGGGAATCAGCCGGCACGAGGATTGTTGTTGAAGGCGGAAAGGAAACCGTCTTTGAAAAGGCGTCAAGCCGCAGGGGCACCGATATCATCGTGACCGACCTTTTTTTCAATACGCCGGCCCGCCTGAAATATGTAAAAACGATTCATACTGAACTTGGCAATATTAGCGACCTCGTAAACCGGTTGGCTTTATCTCATCCAGAAGTGTCCTTCAGGCTGATCCATAACGGCAAAAAACTTCTCCACACAAATGGGAACGGAGATGTCCGCCAGGTGCTCGCGGCCATTTACGGTATGGGAATTGCGAAGATGCTCGTGCCGATTGAAGGCCGCTCACTTGATTACCGGATTAGCGGATTCGCATCACTGCCCGAGGTGACCAGGGCTTCACGAAATTACATTTCAACGATGATTAACGGCCGGTTTATCAAAAACTACGGCCTTGCGAAAGCAGTGATGGAAGGATATCACACGCTGCTGCCGATTGGCCGTTTCCCGATTGTGCTGATGAATATAGAAATGGACCCGATCCTTGTTGATGTCAATGTCCATCCTTCCAAAATGGAAGTGAGGATTAGCAAGGAAGCGGAACTTTATGAACTCGTCAGGAACACGATAGCCGCATCGTTTAAGAAAAGGCAGTTGATCCCATCGGGGGCTAAGCCGCTTAAAACGGAAAAACCAAAATCGGAGCAAACGTCTTTGGAACTTGATGGCTCTTCGGCTGTGTCAGCCAATTCACAGGCAAACGAAGAGCGAGCGGGACAACCTGTTCGTACTGAGGAGCGGAATGAAGCTGTATCACGCTATGAAGAGCCTTCTACTGTAGTGGTATCCCGTCCCGGAATTAGCAGCCGCATTGCCGGTAGTACTGAAGGCAGCCGGGGAATTCCGCCAAGGAAATCGGAGGCCGAATGGGCCAGTTTTCCCAGCCAGGTAAAAGAAATACTTTTGCCAAAAGAAGAGCCTTCGGACTTGGGACAAGTACCGGATGATTTGGGCAGTGACGCAAGCCGAATGGAAACAGCTGGTTCCGAAAGCGTAGGGCAGGCGGAAAGAGTGCCGGGGATGTATCCGATTGGGCAAATGCACGGTACTTATATCCTTGCCCAAAATGAAAACGGCCTTTACATCATCGACCAGCATGCTGCCCAAGAGCGGATTAAATATGAATTTTTCAGGGAAAAGGTCGGACAGGTGGAAAACGAGCTTCAGGACATGCTAGTTCCGCTCACGTTCGAGTATTCAACAGATGAATGCCTGAAAATCAATGAATATAAAGATGAACTGGAGAAAGTCGGCGTGTTCCTAGAGGATTTTGGGCCGAACAGCTTTATCATTCGTTCCCATCCACAATGGTTGCCGCATGGCGAGGAACAGGAAATCATTGAGGAAATGATTGAGCAGCTTTTGTCCATGAAGAAGGTCGATATTAAGAAGCTGAGGGAAGAAGCGGCCATCATGATGAGCTGTAAAGGATCGATTAAAGCGAATCATTATTTGCGTAATGATGAGATCCAGGCATTGCTTGACGAGCTGCGGCTCGCCTCGGACCCATTCACCTGCCCGCATGGGCGTCCGATTATCGTCCATTTTTCTTCATACGAAATGGAAAAAATGTTTAAACGAGTAATGTAA
- a CDS encoding organic hydroperoxide resistance protein — MSEKLFTSSVTAVGGREGHVKSSDGKIDFDIANPNTQRAKELPEATNPEQLFAAGYSACFDGSLQLMAKKERIKFDSEVTANVSLLKDESDDGFKLAVVLEVKGKGIDKNKLEELVQKAHEFCPYSKATRGNVEVTLEVVE, encoded by the coding sequence ATGAGTGAGAAATTGTTTACTTCTTCTGTTACAGCAGTAGGTGGAAGGGAAGGCCACGTAAAATCCTCCGATGGAAAAATTGACTTTGACATTGCGAATCCAAACACACAACGGGCGAAAGAGCTTCCTGAGGCAACGAACCCGGAGCAGCTATTTGCCGCTGGCTACTCAGCCTGTTTTGACGGTTCACTGCAGCTCATGGCTAAAAAGGAGCGCATTAAGTTTGACTCCGAAGTAACCGCGAATGTAAGCTTATTAAAAGACGAGTCTGATGACGGATTCAAACTTGCTGTCGTTCTTGAGGTGAAAGGAAAAGGGATTGACAAGAACAAGCTTGAAGAACTAGTCCAGAAAGCGCATGAATTTTGCCCATATTCCAAAGCAACGAGAGGGAATGTTGAAGTTACACTCGAAGTTGTCGAATAA
- a CDS encoding NUDIX hydrolase, translated as MTPEFITKKLKAHSPKILGSENFSKYAVLLPLIQTAEGISVLFEVRSMEMRRQPGEICFPGGRVDASDRNEMEAAIRETVEELGVDKREISGVAPLDFLISPFGMIIYPYAGFINNAGKVKPNPAEVGEIFVVPLSFFMDTDPEIYKIHFKAEPEESFPFDLVAGGRDYNWRTRHMEEYFYNFEGRIIWGLTARILAHFIGILKENGREEI; from the coding sequence ATGACGCCTGAATTCATTACGAAAAAACTAAAAGCCCATTCTCCTAAAATATTGGGAAGCGAGAATTTCTCAAAGTATGCTGTCCTTCTTCCGCTTATCCAAACAGCAGAAGGGATTTCTGTCTTATTTGAAGTGCGTTCAATGGAAATGCGCCGACAGCCTGGAGAAATATGTTTTCCCGGCGGAAGGGTGGATGCCAGCGACCGCAATGAAATGGAGGCGGCGATAAGGGAAACCGTGGAGGAACTTGGTGTAGACAAAAGGGAAATCAGCGGAGTTGCTCCGCTTGATTTTCTGATTTCACCTTTTGGCATGATCATTTATCCATATGCCGGTTTTATTAATAATGCAGGTAAGGTGAAGCCGAATCCTGCTGAAGTGGGAGAAATCTTCGTTGTTCCGCTTAGCTTTTTTATGGATACGGACCCCGAGATTTACAAGATCCATTTCAAGGCCGAACCGGAAGAGAGTTTCCCCTTTGACCTTGTTGCTGGAGGAAGAGATTACAATTGGCGGACAAGGCATATGGAAGAGTATTTTTATAATTTTGAGGGGCGGATTATTTGGGGATTGACGGCGAGGATTCTCGCCCATTTTATCGGGATTTTGAAAGAGAATGGACGAGAAGAAATTTAA
- the mreBH gene encoding rod-share determining protein MreBH → MLTNAEIGIDLGTANILVYSKNKGIALNEPSVVAIDTETKTVLAVGKEAKEMIGKTPGKIVAIRPLKDGVIADFDMTTEMLTHIMRKASKKIGLSIRKPNVVVCTPSGSTSVERRAIHDAVRNAGAKKIHLIEEPVAAAIGAGMPVDEPVANVVVDIGGGTTEVAIISFGGVVACHSIRIAGDRLDEDIIKHVRNEYNVLIGERTAEMIKMEIGYALVDHPELKMDIRGRDLVTGLPKTITLSSYEIREAMREALLHILEAIRATLEDCPAELSGDIVDRGVILTGGGALMKGMEEWLSKEIFVPVHVAEEPLESVAVGTGKALQYIHKLQTVAK, encoded by the coding sequence ATGTTGACGAATGCTGAAATCGGTATTGACCTTGGTACCGCCAATATTCTTGTTTATAGCAAAAACAAAGGCATCGCCTTAAATGAACCTTCGGTTGTGGCAATTGACACCGAAACAAAGACCGTCCTGGCAGTCGGTAAAGAGGCGAAGGAAATGATCGGGAAAACTCCCGGCAAAATTGTTGCCATTCGTCCATTAAAAGACGGCGTCATCGCAGACTTCGACATGACGACGGAGATGCTGACCCATATTATGAGAAAAGCATCAAAAAAAATCGGCTTGTCCATCCGCAAGCCCAATGTAGTGGTTTGCACGCCTTCTGGTTCTACCAGTGTTGAACGCCGGGCTATCCACGATGCTGTCCGGAATGCAGGCGCGAAAAAAATCCACTTAATTGAAGAACCTGTTGCCGCTGCAATCGGTGCAGGAATGCCAGTCGATGAACCGGTCGCTAACGTCGTTGTCGATATAGGCGGCGGAACAACGGAAGTAGCGATTATTTCTTTCGGCGGAGTTGTGGCCTGCCATTCTATTAGAATTGCCGGTGACCGCCTCGATGAAGACATTATTAAACATGTCAGGAACGAATATAATGTGCTGATCGGCGAGCGGACTGCCGAAATGATTAAAATGGAGATCGGCTATGCGCTTGTGGATCATCCTGAACTGAAAATGGATATCCGCGGCCGGGATCTCGTGACAGGTCTCCCGAAAACGATCACCCTATCATCCTATGAAATCCGCGAAGCTATGCGTGAAGCGCTTCTTCATATCCTCGAAGCCATCCGCGCAACACTTGAAGATTGTCCTGCGGAATTGAGTGGCGATATCGTCGACCGGGGAGTTATTTTGACAGGCGGCGGCGCGCTTATGAAAGGTATGGAGGAGTGGCTGTCCAAGGAAATTTTCGTACCGGTCCACGTCGCGGAAGAACCGTTGGAATCAGTGGCCGTCGGAACAGGCAAAGCACTTCAGTATATTCATAAACTACAGACAGTAGCGAAATAA
- the miaA gene encoding tRNA (adenosine(37)-N6)-dimethylallyltransferase MiaA: MESLHKLVAIIGPTAVGKTRLGIDIAKRFNGEVISGDSMQIYRGMDIGTAKVTKEEMDGIPHHLIDIRNPEERFSVADFQSLVEEKIAEISSRGKLPIIVGGTGLYIQSVLYEYEFSEAPADPSFREQLEKKAREEGNEAVHRELALLDPKAAEELHPNNVRRVIRALEIVTSTGRPLEESRNGSKPRQKYQSAVIGLTMDREKLYDRINRRVDQMVSEGLIDEVRDLYEQGLRDCQSIQAIGYKEIYEFLAGETALDAAIVNLKQNTRRYAKRQLTWFRNKMDVEWYDMTVEADHSKIFAEIFKYIEGKLQVKSNT; encoded by the coding sequence TTGGAAAGCTTACATAAATTAGTTGCCATCATCGGCCCGACAGCTGTAGGAAAAACCAGGCTTGGCATTGATATTGCGAAGCGTTTTAACGGCGAAGTAATCAGCGGAGACTCCATGCAGATTTACCGTGGCATGGATATCGGGACAGCAAAAGTTACTAAAGAGGAAATGGATGGCATCCCGCATCATTTAATCGATATAAGAAATCCCGAGGAACGGTTTTCCGTCGCGGACTTCCAGAGCCTCGTTGAGGAAAAAATAGCCGAAATCTCATCTAGAGGAAAACTGCCCATTATTGTTGGCGGGACAGGACTATATATTCAGTCAGTCCTTTATGAGTATGAATTTTCAGAGGCGCCTGCCGATCCTTCTTTCCGTGAACAGCTTGAAAAAAAGGCGAGGGAGGAAGGCAATGAGGCAGTCCATCGCGAATTGGCTTTACTTGATCCAAAGGCTGCTGAAGAGCTGCATCCTAATAATGTCCGCAGGGTCATCCGGGCGCTTGAAATTGTCACGTCGACAGGAAGGCCACTTGAAGAAAGCAGGAATGGCAGCAAGCCAAGGCAAAAATACCAATCCGCGGTCATTGGCTTGACCATGGACCGGGAAAAGCTATACGACAGGATCAATCGCCGGGTGGACCAAATGGTTTCGGAAGGGCTGATTGATGAAGTCAGGGACCTCTATGAACAGGGGTTAAGGGATTGCCAGTCGATTCAGGCGATTGGCTACAAGGAAATTTACGAGTTTTTGGCTGGAGAAACGGCCCTTGATGCTGCAATCGTTAACCTGAAACAAAATACAAGGCGATACGCGAAACGCCAGCTAACCTGGTTTCGAAATAAGATGGACGTGGAATGGTATGATATGACTGTGGAAGCGGACCATTCAAAAATTTTTGCCGAAATTTTCAAGTATATTGAAGGAAAGCTGCAAGTAAAATCGAATACATAA
- the hfq gene encoding RNA chaperone Hfq: MKTAINIQDQFLNQLRKDNTNVTVFLLNGFQLRGQIKGFDNFTVLFESEGKQQLVYKHAISTFAPARNVQLDLEGQ, translated from the coding sequence ATGAAAACAGCCATCAATATCCAGGACCAGTTCTTAAACCAGCTTCGCAAGGACAACACGAATGTGACCGTGTTCCTATTAAATGGATTCCAACTCAGGGGGCAAATTAAAGGATTCGATAACTTTACCGTTTTGTTTGAATCGGAAGGAAAGCAGCAGCTTGTTTACAAGCATGCGATTTCTACATTCGCTCCGGCGCGCAATGTCCAGCTTGATTTGGAAGGACAATGA
- the spoVK gene encoding stage V sporulation protein K produces the protein MDQPMRMKENGQISIVLNTQKRKPPAEVPRESFLPAGIAKNEHAALMEIEEELGTLVGMEEMKRTIKEIYAWIYINKKREEAGLKAKKQALHMMFKGNPGTGKTTVARLIGKLFLKMEVLSKGHLIEAERADLVGEYIGHTAQKTRDLIKKALGGILFIDEAYSLGRGGEKDFGKEAIDTLVKHMEDKQHEFILILAGYSREMDYFLSLNPGLHSRFPLVIDFPDYKIDQLMEIADRMVKEREYSWSSEAEKKLRDHLIWIRSITPPNGFSNGRYIRNIIEKSIRSQAMRLLLQHSYDRHDLMILRSNDLVLDDG, from the coding sequence TTGGACCAGCCTATGCGCATGAAAGAAAACGGCCAGATCAGCATTGTCCTGAATACCCAAAAACGGAAACCGCCAGCGGAGGTTCCCCGCGAATCCTTTCTCCCGGCTGGAATCGCGAAAAACGAGCATGCCGCCTTGATGGAAATTGAAGAAGAGCTTGGAACCCTTGTCGGCATGGAGGAAATGAAAAGGACAATCAAAGAAATCTATGCCTGGATTTATATAAATAAAAAAAGGGAAGAAGCGGGTTTAAAGGCGAAAAAACAGGCGCTCCATATGATGTTTAAAGGAAACCCGGGAACAGGCAAAACGACTGTCGCCCGGCTGATCGGGAAGCTTTTTTTGAAAATGGAAGTACTTTCAAAGGGACATTTGATTGAGGCGGAAAGAGCTGATCTTGTTGGGGAATATATAGGCCATACCGCACAAAAAACGAGAGATTTGATTAAAAAAGCGTTGGGCGGCATTTTATTTATTGATGAAGCCTACTCACTCGGGAGGGGCGGAGAAAAGGACTTTGGGAAAGAAGCGATTGATACGCTTGTCAAGCATATGGAAGACAAACAGCATGAGTTCATTCTTATACTTGCTGGCTATTCACGGGAAATGGATTATTTCCTCTCCTTAAACCCCGGCCTTCATTCGAGGTTTCCGCTCGTGATTGATTTTCCTGACTACAAGATCGACCAGCTGATGGAAATTGCAGACCGGATGGTGAAGGAACGGGAATATTCATGGAGCAGTGAAGCGGAGAAAAAGCTTCGGGACCATTTGATTTGGATAAGGTCCATCACGCCCCCAAACGGTTTTTCAAACGGGCGGTACATCCGGAATATCATTGAAAAATCAATCCGCTCGCAAGCGATGAGGCTCCTTTTGCAACACAGCTATGACAGGCATGACCTTATGATTCTTCGGAGCAATGACTTGGTGCTGGACGATGGGTAA
- a CDS encoding glutaredoxin family protein translates to MNEITVFTTNTUPYCTMMTNFLEAQGLDYKVVNVQNDPVAARKLVEETGQMGVPQTKVNGQWVLGFDPETLMQYVKQ, encoded by the coding sequence ATGAATGAAATTACCGTGTTTACAACTAACACCTGACCTTATTGCACAATGATGACTAACTTCCTTGAGGCTCAAGGATTGGACTATAAGGTTGTAAACGTACAAAATGATCCTGTGGCTGCCCGGAAACTGGTTGAAGAGACTGGACAAATGGGCGTTCCGCAAACAAAAGTCAATGGACAATGGGTACTTGGATTCGACCCGGAAACACTAATGCAGTATGTAAAGCAATAA